The proteins below come from a single Chitinophaga pinensis DSM 2588 genomic window:
- a CDS encoding ATP-grasp domain-containing protein encodes MYNCSLDDTLIARLEPNWVKRGIRAIQIKDIQPTNFPAFIKPVIPKLFLAGIFHKPEDFNAVTQGLQDTEAILVADIIRDIQAEARGYISNGDIADIALYEGTADLVSGRLFLADFIAKYQAALPAVVVVDIAFSEQLGWFILEFNACWGAGLNNCEADKVIDCIIGATINN; translated from the coding sequence ATGTACAACTGCTCTCTGGACGATACGCTGATTGCCAGACTGGAACCCAATTGGGTTAAAAGGGGTATCCGGGCAATACAGATAAAGGACATCCAGCCGACCAACTTCCCCGCGTTTATCAAACCCGTTATTCCGAAACTATTCCTGGCCGGCATCTTCCATAAACCGGAAGACTTTAACGCCGTTACCCAGGGTTTACAGGATACGGAAGCAATCCTGGTAGCTGATATCATAAGAGATATACAGGCGGAAGCAAGAGGCTATATCAGCAATGGCGACATCGCGGACATCGCCCTGTATGAGGGAACGGCAGATCTGGTGAGCGGACGGCTCTTTCTGGCCGATTTTATCGCTAAATACCAGGCAGCACTACCCGCTGTAGTAGTAGTGGATATTGCCTTTAGTGAACAGCTCGGCTGGTTTATTCTGGAGTTTAATGCCTGCTGGGGTGCCGGACTCAATAACTGTGAGGCGGATAAAGTGATAGATTGTATTATAGGCGCCACCATCAATAACTAA
- a CDS encoding SMI1/KNR4 family protein, translating into MLRKLFAFFNKDIRVVSRLTILEKLHKRNLPKVYKDFMLHAGASADNYMIGSEWQANKLHDLQVWAAELLEENNFRPLPAHAFVFWMHQGYQFAFFILNGEDDPPVFYYREGQTETEFVKSFERLSDFYS; encoded by the coding sequence ATGTTGAGAAAACTATTCGCTTTTTTTAACAAAGACATACGAGTTGTTAGCAGACTAACGATTTTAGAGAAGCTGCATAAAAGAAATTTGCCTAAAGTATACAAGGATTTTATGCTTCATGCAGGGGCGTCTGCTGACAATTATATGATAGGCTCAGAATGGCAGGCCAATAAATTGCATGACTTACAGGTATGGGCAGCAGAGCTATTAGAGGAAAATAACTTTAGGCCACTCCCGGCACATGCTTTTGTTTTCTGGATGCACCAGGGTTATCAGTTTGCATTTTTCATCTTAAATGGTGAAGATGACCCACCCGTGTTCTATTATCGTGAAGGACAAACAGAAACCGAATTTGTCAAAAGCTTTGAAAGATTAAGTGATTTTTATAGCTAG
- a CDS encoding GNAT family N-acetyltransferase: MYDIWRGISLGSIQPKVPMTYLWFIGVEPDEQNKGIGGKLLLELIEYSMKHNRPVYSETSTTKNLPWYEKFGFNVYNEQDLSYHLYFLKRDIK; this comes from the coding sequence ATGTATGATATTTGGAGAGGTATTTCTTTAGGGAGTATCCAGCCTAAAGTGCCAATGACGTATCTGTGGTTCATTGGCGTTGAACCTGACGAGCAAAATAAAGGGATTGGCGGTAAACTATTACTGGAGCTTATTGAATACAGCATGAAGCATAACCGGCCGGTTTATTCAGAAACATCGACGACAAAGAATTTACCATGGTATGAGAAATTCGGGTTTAATGTTTACAACGAGCAGGATTTATCGTATCATCTATACTTTCTAAAAAGGGATATAAAATAG
- a CDS encoding MBL fold metallo-hydrolase: MKRLRKLIKISAIVLLLLIALLSIVTLIYMRLPQFGKAPEGQRLTRIERAANYRNGHFENLEATPTFAPGYSFSGEMRKALFATYPGRYPEKDIPAIKTDLQQLPKDTDAVIWFGHSSCYIQLEGKRILIDPIFSQHASPVPGTVKPFSGTDIYSAADFPEIDYLLISHDHYDHLDYETILALKDKTKQVICGLGVGAHFERWGYPADKVIELAWYESAPQAADGSVKITATPARHQSGRGFSQNNTLWMSFVIQTAQRKIYVSGDSGYGRHFKEIGKAYGPMDLAIIENGQYDSAWHYVHCLPGEVLQAAQDLGAARLLPVHSSKFVLARHRWDEPLKEITRLDQKVGIPLVTPEIGEVVYLDDKEKVFRQWWKDK, from the coding sequence ATGAAAAGACTTAGGAAACTTATAAAGATCAGTGCTATTGTGCTGTTATTATTGATTGCCTTGTTGAGCATCGTTACGCTGATATACATGCGTTTACCACAATTCGGGAAAGCGCCGGAAGGACAACGGCTCACCCGTATTGAACGCGCTGCCAATTACCGGAACGGTCATTTTGAAAACCTGGAAGCAACGCCCACTTTTGCACCGGGGTACAGTTTTTCCGGCGAAATGAGGAAGGCATTATTTGCAACATATCCTGGTCGTTATCCCGAAAAGGACATTCCTGCCATCAAAACGGATCTGCAACAATTGCCGAAGGATACGGATGCCGTCATCTGGTTCGGACACTCGTCGTGTTATATACAGCTGGAAGGAAAGCGTATCCTGATTGATCCTATATTCAGTCAGCACGCTTCACCGGTACCGGGTACCGTGAAGCCTTTTAGTGGTACGGATATTTACTCGGCTGCTGATTTTCCTGAAATAGATTATCTGTTAATATCACACGACCACTACGATCACCTGGATTATGAAACAATACTTGCATTGAAGGATAAAACGAAGCAGGTGATCTGTGGTCTTGGAGTAGGCGCACATTTTGAGCGTTGGGGTTATCCGGCAGATAAGGTCATCGAACTGGCATGGTATGAATCAGCTCCGCAGGCGGCTGACGGCAGTGTGAAGATAACGGCTACACCTGCAAGGCATCAATCCGGCAGAGGATTCAGTCAGAACAATACTTTGTGGATGTCGTTTGTGATACAGACGGCACAGCGGAAGATATATGTCAGCGGAGACAGTGGGTATGGCAGGCATTTTAAAGAGATAGGAAAGGCGTATGGTCCGATGGACCTGGCTATCATCGAAAACGGACAGTATGATAGTGCCTGGCATTATGTGCATTGTTTACCAGGAGAGGTATTGCAAGCTGCACAGGACCTTGGCGCCGCCAGATTATTGCCGGTGCACTCTTCTAAATTTGTGTTGGCCAGACACAGATGGGATGAACCTTTAAAAGAGATTACCCGTCTGGATCAGAAAGTCGGTATTCCTTTAGTGACGCCGGAGATAGGTGAAGTTGTTTATCTGGATGATAAAGAGAAAGTATTCCGGCAATGGTGGAAGGATAAATAA
- a CDS encoding DUF2975 domain-containing protein: protein MKRISIIFLQAVLVLIGIVALAILIRFPLTEGRAANLDLLSIYFNGFILYGYATSIAFFVALYKAFRLLGYIGQNRVFSSDAVKALKSIKYCAIVISALIVLAGLYIKIAHDKEDDPAGFLAMCIVTTFVAVVVATAAAIFEKILQNAIDMKSENDLTI from the coding sequence ATGAAAAGGATTTCGATCATATTTCTGCAGGCAGTCCTCGTGCTTATCGGCATTGTGGCCCTTGCCATTCTGATCCGGTTTCCCTTAACTGAAGGAAGAGCTGCAAACTTAGACTTGCTTAGTATTTACTTTAACGGGTTCATCTTATATGGTTATGCCACATCAATCGCATTTTTTGTGGCACTATACAAGGCATTCAGACTACTTGGTTACATCGGACAAAATAGAGTCTTCTCCTCGGATGCTGTAAAAGCATTAAAGAGCATAAAGTACTGCGCCATCGTAATAAGTGCTTTAATTGTCTTAGCAGGACTATATATAAAGATAGCCCATGATAAAGAAGATGATCCTGCGGGTTTTCTTGCTATGTGTATCGTGACTACTTTTGTCGCTGTTGTAGTGGCAACTGCCGCCGCAATATTTGAAAAAATATTGCAGAATGCCATCGATATGAAATCTGAAAATGACTTAACAATTTAA
- a CDS encoding methylated-DNA--[protein]-cysteine S-methyltransferase yields the protein MQHFYKYMNTPVGRLTLIGSDEGLAAILWENDNPGRVRPKADVRNDQHPVLIETERQLQEYFNGERNEFDITLAAIGTDFQKKVWNALSTIPYGQTRSYTQIAHQIGKPQAVRAVGAANGRNPISIIVPCHRVIGASGSLTGFAGGLPAKASLLSLEDTNGGASQLSLQL from the coding sequence ATGCAGCACTTTTATAAGTACATGAATACGCCTGTTGGCAGGTTGACGCTGATCGGCAGTGACGAAGGACTGGCGGCTATTCTATGGGAGAATGATAATCCCGGCAGAGTACGTCCGAAAGCAGATGTAAGAAATGATCAGCATCCGGTACTGATCGAAACAGAACGTCAGTTACAGGAATACTTTAATGGCGAGCGGAATGAGTTTGATATAACGCTTGCGGCGATCGGCACTGACTTTCAGAAAAAGGTATGGAATGCCTTATCGACGATTCCTTATGGTCAGACACGCAGCTATACACAGATCGCACATCAGATAGGTAAACCCCAAGCAGTACGTGCAGTAGGCGCTGCCAATGGCAGAAATCCTATTTCGATTATTGTGCCCTGTCACCGGGTAATCGGTGCATCCGGATCGCTGACCGGCTTCGCCGGAGGACTTCCTGCAAAAGCATCACTATTGTCGTTGGAAGATACGAACGGAGGCGCGTCACAGCTTTCCCTTCAATTATAA
- a CDS encoding leucine-rich repeat domain-containing protein — MTSSPLPKLISNDEALLRFHLEQFENFSETAFQNVLLLDGDTTIDGDLDQQWTENTLASLGVAGGVEDTLILVNGNLQVAGTIKPSEDTYPFLLVLGNVQCEVIKSYDEFIYITGDADIKYALDGNYNHGDITIDGITRVPYILISDHSTSVKPEGAILINYFSDRDDFFAYDFTVEDFERVMAPETFNEKGNFSHYAFIEVLKTGKSPLKEGARPAKLILLDELEQLGKENSIETLDLSDKKLKVFPLAVTKITSLKKLILSDNPIKNIPASIKDLVNLEELHVERCSLENLPDEVFTLSQLRVLNVARNHSLQLPETINALTSLRTLSVSYNTGFGLPANVAGLNKLEELTCYQCTTSAPIDFPEVLTQLTGLKRLLMGSNSIKTIPESFFKLQQLEELDLDASLCYLNEIPDLSRLKNLKTLHANGLISYTTRPSPKQHLLKSFFAITTLEALYIDRHGERKEAFIKQDAFKEIEENLSHDPERFQEFADKLTIVPNMVWGDGRKGIVREALTVEHLAGISNLQQLKMLDLSFNGLTSVPDELFTLKHLQYLDLRYNRLSTSQRLKIARNLPDCTIDFRDNRVEDEQTNNEDVLQWQAMNALMHKANVLMGTKNDREKLLESLHVYDEVLSYFSSGKVVDEYNLLYANYGKVYAYSYLTSTHKASFPANELQQLMKDSIEHGLHTLSLVPAMIWHFTNLGAFHEEVTRITANSVAWNLHVLADSEEELTKALRIIEKAIPYSDSEPYYFIYDTQVRILLKLGNKEEAYQTVKGILRKSPDFVDFQDFKTNADYLAWLEK, encoded by the coding sequence ATGACATCATCCCCCCTGCCAAAACTCATTAGTAACGACGAAGCATTGCTTCGCTTTCATCTGGAACAGTTCGAAAACTTTAGCGAAACAGCCTTTCAAAACGTCCTTCTATTGGATGGAGATACCACCATCGACGGCGACCTGGACCAGCAATGGACAGAAAACACATTGGCATCACTAGGCGTAGCCGGTGGAGTGGAAGACACCCTGATCCTTGTAAATGGCAACTTACAGGTAGCGGGTACAATAAAACCTTCTGAAGATACTTATCCCTTTTTGCTGGTATTAGGGAATGTTCAATGCGAGGTCATTAAGAGTTATGACGAGTTCATTTATATCACCGGAGATGCAGATATAAAATATGCATTGGACGGAAATTATAATCATGGTGACATTACAATTGACGGTATCACCCGCGTACCCTATATATTAATTTCGGATCATAGCACATCTGTGAAGCCGGAAGGAGCTATTCTGATCAACTACTTCAGTGATCGGGACGATTTTTTTGCCTATGATTTTACGGTAGAAGACTTTGAGCGTGTAATGGCGCCTGAAACGTTTAATGAGAAAGGGAACTTCAGTCATTATGCATTTATAGAGGTACTCAAAACGGGCAAGTCTCCTTTAAAGGAAGGCGCACGCCCGGCAAAGCTGATACTTTTGGATGAATTAGAACAATTAGGTAAGGAGAACAGCATAGAAACGCTGGATCTTTCCGACAAAAAGCTGAAAGTATTTCCACTGGCAGTCACCAAAATCACCTCGCTAAAAAAACTTATCCTGAGTGATAACCCTATAAAAAACATACCTGCATCAATAAAGGACCTGGTAAATCTGGAGGAGTTGCATGTGGAAAGATGCAGCTTAGAAAATCTGCCGGATGAAGTTTTTACATTAAGCCAGCTTCGGGTACTGAATGTAGCCCGGAACCATAGTCTGCAACTGCCTGAAACTATCAATGCGCTGACCTCTCTGCGGACATTGTCTGTGTCGTATAATACAGGGTTTGGATTGCCTGCAAATGTGGCCGGGTTAAATAAACTCGAAGAGCTGACCTGCTATCAGTGTACCACATCTGCGCCTATAGACTTTCCGGAGGTACTCACGCAACTGACCGGATTAAAACGATTGCTGATGGGCAGCAATTCTATCAAAACCATTCCTGAAAGCTTTTTCAAGCTGCAACAGCTGGAAGAACTGGACCTGGATGCGAGCCTCTGTTATTTAAATGAAATACCAGATCTGTCGAGGCTAAAAAATCTGAAAACGCTACATGCCAACGGGTTGATTTCTTACACTACCCGTCCTTCACCCAAACAGCATTTACTTAAATCATTCTTTGCAATCACTACCCTGGAAGCATTGTATATTGACCGGCATGGTGAGCGCAAGGAAGCATTTATTAAACAAGATGCGTTTAAAGAGATAGAGGAGAACCTGTCCCATGATCCGGAAAGGTTTCAGGAATTTGCGGACAAATTAACCATCGTTCCCAATATGGTTTGGGGCGATGGACGAAAGGGCATCGTGCGGGAAGCGCTGACAGTGGAACATCTGGCGGGCATATCAAATTTACAGCAGCTGAAGATGCTGGATCTTTCATTCAATGGCCTTACCAGTGTACCTGATGAACTTTTCACATTAAAGCACTTACAATACCTGGACCTGCGTTACAACCGGCTTTCAACCAGCCAACGGCTAAAGATTGCCAGAAATCTACCTGACTGTACGATTGACTTCCGCGATAACCGGGTTGAAGATGAACAAACAAACAATGAAGATGTGCTGCAATGGCAGGCTATGAATGCCCTGATGCACAAAGCAAATGTCCTGATGGGCACCAAAAACGACCGGGAAAAACTCCTGGAATCGCTACATGTGTATGATGAAGTACTGTCTTATTTTAGCTCGGGGAAGGTGGTGGATGAATACAACCTGCTGTATGCAAACTATGGGAAAGTATACGCGTACAGTTACTTAACCTCCACTCATAAAGCTTCATTTCCAGCAAACGAGCTACAGCAATTAATGAAGGACAGTATTGAACATGGATTGCATACGCTTAGTCTGGTGCCGGCAATGATCTGGCATTTCACCAATCTGGGTGCATTTCATGAGGAGGTAACCCGTATTACCGCTAACTCGGTAGCCTGGAATCTGCATGTGTTGGCTGATTCAGAAGAAGAACTGACAAAAGCACTCCGCATCATTGAAAAAGCCATTCCTTATAGCGATAGTGAGCCTTACTATTTTATTTATGATACCCAGGTAAGGATATTATTAAAACTGGGAAATAAGGAAGAGGCGTACCAGACAGTGAAGGGGATATTAAGAAAATCGCCTGATTTCGTGGATTTCCAGGACTTCAAAACAAATGCAGACTATTTAGCCTGGTTAGAAAAATAA
- a CDS encoding Ada metal-binding domain-containing protein, producing the protein MINHKDMGSNSEERRKVIIPLIRKGYITLAGYKKGKIYGLLTCSSGKRMEVENRVFFKNEAEATTNGYRPCGHCMKDKYEHWKREHTSKITR; encoded by the coding sequence ATGATTAACCATAAAGATATGGGGAGTAATTCCGAAGAAAGGAGAAAAGTTATCATTCCTTTAATACGTAAAGGTTACATAACGCTCGCTGGTTATAAGAAAGGAAAAATCTACGGATTGCTTACCTGTTCTTCAGGCAAAAGAATGGAAGTTGAAAATCGTGTCTTCTTTAAAAATGAAGCTGAAGCCACTACAAATGGATACAGACCCTGCGGTCACTGTATGAAAGACAAATATGAACACTGGAAAAGAGAACATACAAGTAAGATTACACGATGA
- a CDS encoding DUF4242 domain-containing protein, translated as MPKYVIERELPGAGRLTTDELKGISQASCGVLSNMGPQIQWVHSYVTGDKIYCVYIAPNAEMIREHAQKGGFPANVVNEITTIIDPTTAE; from the coding sequence ATGCCGAAATACGTAATAGAACGTGAGTTACCGGGAGCCGGCCGGTTGACCACTGATGAACTGAAGGGTATATCACAGGCATCCTGTGGCGTGTTGAGTAATATGGGTCCGCAGATTCAATGGGTGCATAGCTACGTTACGGGCGATAAGATATACTGTGTTTATATAGCCCCGAACGCAGAGATGATCAGAGAGCACGCACAAAAGGGAGGCTTTCCTGCTAATGTCGTCAATGAGATAACCACCATTATCGACCCCACAACAGCAGAGTAA
- a CDS encoding ester cyclase translates to MENQKTKEELNKEVVVRWFTHFWGETVDLSIIDEIAAPNMLLKYSLHEPRKGGEDIKAFMTDFRAAFPDLNFWGTADLIAEGDYVVGQWEGGGTHTGIAFGDFLAGSLPEATGRKMHFTGTTVLKVIDGKIVEEIGLDDGVTALTQLGLIKTV, encoded by the coding sequence ATGGAAAATCAAAAGACAAAGGAAGAACTGAACAAAGAAGTTGTAGTTCGTTGGTTTACGCACTTCTGGGGAGAAACCGTTGACCTTTCAATCATAGATGAAATTGCCGCACCGAACATGCTGTTGAAATACTCCTTGCATGAACCACGTAAAGGTGGTGAAGACATTAAAGCTTTCATGACCGATTTCCGCGCTGCATTCCCAGATCTGAACTTTTGGGGCACAGCAGATCTGATTGCTGAAGGCGACTATGTTGTTGGACAATGGGAAGGTGGTGGAACACATACAGGTATTGCTTTCGGCGATTTCCTTGCCGGCTCTTTGCCTGAAGCCACCGGAAGAAAAATGCACTTCACGGGTACAACTGTGCTGAAAGTAATCGACGGAAAAATAGTGGAAGAAATTGGACTTGATGACGGTGTTACAGCTTTAACTCAACTGGGCTTGATAAAGACTGTTTAA
- a CDS encoding TlpA disulfide reductase family protein: protein MNRILMFLVACLISMPMFAQTTFYIRGQLGKLPAPAKVYIGFSIDGDIVYDSADIVNGTFKLVQETPYPVNALLMVSKNGEPVNFFSNKNVAHIYVEPGASMWLTSDEDIANFEANGCKSQDDYAGYQKHMADINAKIDALTTESSNTMFSDVSAAGLAAKRNYMERFRAAMEERKKQMKEFIQQNPEMYISIDILEEYAGAFIDYQDVEPLYKVLSDKTKKTIRGKEFLKKLTDSKQAAVGSDAPDFSQKDQDGNKISLSSFKGKTVLLNFWGSWNSASRIENQELKQIVKTLDSKKLVVINVGLEARRDYWNKAITEDKLTGYNVSDMKYMKNEIAQLYKVSAVPQNVLIDESGKIIARNLKGNQLEEKLKSLLGK, encoded by the coding sequence ATGAACAGAATTTTGATGTTTCTCGTGGCTTGTCTGATATCTATGCCAATGTTCGCTCAAACGACATTCTACATCAGAGGTCAACTCGGGAAACTTCCAGCTCCGGCAAAGGTTTATATAGGATTTTCAATAGACGGTGATATTGTATATGATTCTGCAGATATAGTGAACGGTACTTTTAAACTTGTACAAGAAACACCTTACCCTGTGAATGCGCTGCTGATGGTAAGTAAGAACGGTGAGCCAGTAAATTTTTTCAGTAATAAAAACGTTGCGCACATATATGTCGAACCCGGCGCCAGCATGTGGCTGACCTCCGATGAAGACATTGCAAATTTTGAGGCAAACGGATGTAAATCACAGGATGATTATGCCGGTTATCAGAAACACATGGCTGACATCAATGCAAAGATCGATGCTTTGACAACTGAATCATCCAATACCATGTTTTCAGACGTAAGTGCCGCTGGCCTTGCTGCGAAAAGAAACTACATGGAACGTTTCCGCGCTGCAATGGAAGAGAGAAAAAAACAGATGAAAGAGTTCATCCAGCAGAATCCGGAAATGTACATCTCTATCGATATTCTGGAAGAATATGCAGGTGCTTTTATCGACTATCAGGATGTAGAACCACTCTATAAAGTATTAAGCGATAAAACGAAAAAGACGATCAGAGGAAAGGAATTCCTGAAGAAATTAACGGATTCCAAACAGGCAGCTGTAGGAAGTGATGCACCTGATTTCTCACAGAAAGACCAGGACGGTAATAAGATCTCTTTGTCTTCTTTCAAAGGAAAAACAGTATTACTGAACTTCTGGGGTAGCTGGAACTCCGCTTCCAGGATTGAGAACCAGGAACTGAAACAGATCGTTAAAACACTGGACAGTAAAAAACTGGTAGTGATCAACGTTGGTCTTGAAGCACGCAGAGACTACTGGAATAAAGCAATCACTGAAGATAAGCTCACCGGCTACAACGTTTCTGATATGAAATACATGAAGAATGAAATTGCGCAGTTGTATAAGGTTTCAGCCGTACCACAGAACGTGCTGATCGATGAATCCGGAAAGATCATCGCAAGAAATCTTAAAGGGAATCAGCTGGAAGAAAAGCTGAAAAGTTTATTAGGGAAATAA
- a CDS encoding helix-turn-helix domain-containing protein, translating to MPIIVNLDVMMAKRKISLNELSERVDLTLSNLSILKTGKAKAIRFSTLEAICRALDCQPGDILEYVNDEKGTTNP from the coding sequence ATGCCTATTATTGTAAACCTGGACGTGATGATGGCAAAGCGAAAAATATCTCTAAATGAACTTTCAGAAAGAGTTGATTTGACATTATCCAATCTTTCTATATTAAAGACAGGAAAAGCAAAAGCAATTCGTTTTAGTACCCTGGAAGCGATCTGCAGGGCATTGGATTGTCAGCCGGGAGATATTCTGGAATACGTCAATGACGAAAAAGGAACAACAAATCCCTAG
- a CDS encoding beta-N-acetylhexosaminidase family protein, with the protein MKMLVTCFAVAMLFGGTAAAQTNQNAYQPGNPSSTRAVTLPAIFPAPVSIELGRGAFVLGKSVVLIVPPGTDTESVTLLRRMLTSAGAATIATAKQLPPVLDRPYIMLGTTDVAIVRAALTKKGIVPDNNMEGYTVSSELVDNGALITLAGHDADGLFHAVQTFRQLLTRPFIPSLVIKDHPAMPIRGTIEGFYGKPWSMTDREKHLSFLGTVKANTYVYSPKDDPYARDRWRDAYPDATITELGKLVAAARKNHINFVYAISPGPSICFSDSSDLLTLERKFKALRSIGVRSFYVALDDIEYTKWNCDLDKTTFGPSGAEAAGIAQARLLNRLQAHLKSIDPTAPPLIMVPTEYYDAKESPYKAALRKNLDSQVVVQWTGTDVVPPAISVPDARAATKAFGRKTLLWDNYPVNDYGESTGRLLLAPYLKREAGLSTELAGILSNPMNQESASRVAVTGVAAFGWNDKDYDGERIWIAAARELAGGDEQATTALLTFFDTQHMAPTFGSQPWQVQAPKLKAMLDGVQDAIANGNDETRHRAIADLIQHAAEFAGAPDIIRSGTVDTAFAQEARPWLDAMQLWGKALQLTAAGLQAADRGSNAAERYFANAKRFAAQAAAIRSIPGATRFDGPIKLADGVLDNFIANAPKLIAFTAGERANVAEK; encoded by the coding sequence ATGAAAATGTTAGTTACTTGTTTCGCCGTAGCGATGCTATTCGGCGGTACTGCTGCTGCTCAGACGAATCAAAACGCTTATCAACCAGGTAATCCGTCATCAACAAGGGCTGTAACCTTGCCCGCGATTTTTCCTGCACCCGTATCTATCGAACTGGGGAGGGGCGCTTTTGTATTGGGTAAGTCTGTTGTACTGATTGTGCCGCCAGGTACCGACACCGAGAGTGTAACCCTGTTGCGGAGGATGTTGACGTCAGCAGGAGCAGCGACTATTGCGACAGCAAAGCAGCTGCCTCCGGTATTAGATCGTCCTTATATCATGCTCGGGACTACGGACGTAGCGATTGTGCGTGCAGCACTTACAAAGAAAGGGATCGTGCCTGATAATAACATGGAAGGATATACGGTTTCAAGTGAGTTAGTAGATAACGGTGCGCTGATCACACTGGCTGGCCACGATGCGGACGGTTTGTTTCATGCCGTGCAAACTTTTCGCCAGTTGCTGACACGTCCGTTTATTCCTTCGCTTGTTATTAAGGATCATCCGGCAATGCCCATCCGCGGAACAATTGAAGGCTTTTATGGCAAGCCATGGTCCATGACAGACAGGGAGAAACATCTAAGCTTCCTGGGGACTGTCAAAGCCAATACCTATGTATATAGCCCCAAAGACGATCCTTATGCCAGGGATCGCTGGAGAGATGCTTACCCGGATGCAACCATAACGGAGCTTGGTAAGTTGGTGGCAGCGGCGCGGAAGAATCATATCAATTTTGTATATGCTATTTCTCCTGGACCCTCCATCTGTTTCTCCGATTCCAGCGACCTTCTTACACTGGAGAGAAAGTTTAAAGCCCTGCGCTCAATAGGCGTGCGTAGTTTCTATGTAGCGCTCGACGATATTGAGTATACCAAATGGAATTGTGATCTGGATAAGACCACCTTTGGACCATCTGGTGCAGAGGCAGCAGGTATTGCGCAAGCAAGATTACTGAACAGATTACAGGCACACCTGAAATCCATTGATCCGACAGCGCCTCCGCTGATTATGGTGCCTACCGAATATTACGATGCGAAGGAGAGTCCGTATAAAGCAGCCTTGCGGAAAAATCTTGATTCACAGGTCGTTGTACAGTGGACAGGAACTGATGTTGTGCCGCCTGCTATCTCGGTTCCTGACGCGCGTGCAGCAACAAAAGCATTTGGGCGCAAGACGCTGTTGTGGGATAACTACCCCGTTAATGATTATGGAGAATCGACAGGGAGATTGCTGCTCGCTCCTTATTTAAAACGCGAAGCTGGCTTGTCAACAGAACTGGCAGGTATTCTGTCTAATCCAATGAACCAGGAGTCAGCCAGTCGTGTTGCTGTAACCGGAGTGGCCGCTTTTGGCTGGAATGATAAGGATTATGATGGAGAGCGGATCTGGATTGCGGCCGCCCGTGAACTGGCAGGTGGAGATGAACAGGCTACAACCGCCTTGCTGACCTTCTTTGATACCCAGCATATGGCGCCAACCTTTGGTAGTCAACCCTGGCAGGTGCAGGCGCCTAAACTGAAGGCAATGCTGGATGGTGTACAGGACGCGATTGCGAATGGCAATGATGAAACCAGGCATCGGGCTATTGCTGATCTGATACAACATGCAGCGGAATTTGCGGGTGCTCCCGATATCATCAGGTCCGGCACTGTAGATACCGCGTTTGCGCAGGAAGCCCGCCCATGGCTTGACGCTATGCAATTATGGGGAAAAGCGCTTCAGCTGACAGCCGCAGGGCTACAGGCTGCTGATCGTGGGAGCAATGCCGCAGAACGCTATTTTGCCAATGCTAAACGCTTCGCTGCACAGGCAGCTGCTATCAGGAGCATTCCCGGTGCTACCCGTTTTGACGGTCCGATAAAGCTGGCAGACGGTGTCCTGGATAATTTTATCGCAAATGCGCCTAAATTGATTGCATTTACTGCAGGAGAAAGAGCAAATGTTGCTGAAAAGTAA